One stretch of Variovorax sp. 54 DNA includes these proteins:
- the nusA gene encoding transcription termination factor NusA, whose amino-acid sequence MNREMLMLVDAISREKNVERDVVFGAVESALAQATKKLHQGDVDIRVAVDRDSGDYETFRRWHVVPDEAGLQLPDQEILLFEAKEEMSDIEVGEYIEESVDSVPIGRIGAMAAKQVILQKIRDAEREMLLNDFMSRGDKIFVGTVKRLDKGDIIVEAGRVEGRLRRSEMIAKENLRNGDRVRAMIMEVDLTLRGAPIILSRSAPEFMIELFRQEVPEIEQGLLEIKSCARDPGSRAKIAVLSHDKRVDPIGTCVGVRGTRVNAVTNELAGERVDIVLWSEDPAQFVIGALAPANVSSIVVDEEKHAMDVVVDEENLAIAIGRGGQNVRLASDLTGWKINIMDANESAQKQAVETDTSRKLFMEKLDVDEEIADILISEGFNSLEEVAYVPISEMLEIEAFDEDTINELRARAKDALLTMEIAKEEGVETVSQNLRDLEGLNPDLIPQLAEAGVNTRDDLADLAVDELTEITGLSADDAKALILKAREHWFAGQE is encoded by the coding sequence ATGAATCGCGAAATGTTGATGTTGGTGGATGCGATCTCGCGCGAGAAGAACGTCGAACGCGACGTGGTCTTCGGCGCGGTCGAATCCGCACTGGCGCAAGCCACCAAGAAGCTCCATCAGGGTGACGTGGATATCCGCGTGGCGGTCGATCGCGACAGCGGCGACTACGAAACTTTCCGCCGTTGGCACGTCGTTCCCGATGAGGCCGGCCTGCAACTGCCCGACCAGGAAATCCTCCTGTTCGAGGCCAAGGAAGAAATGTCGGACATCGAAGTCGGCGAGTACATCGAGGAATCGGTGGACTCGGTGCCGATCGGCCGCATCGGCGCCATGGCTGCCAAGCAGGTGATCCTGCAGAAGATCCGCGACGCCGAGCGCGAGATGCTGCTTAACGACTTCATGTCGCGCGGCGACAAGATCTTCGTGGGCACCGTCAAGCGCCTGGACAAGGGCGACATCATCGTGGAAGCCGGGCGCGTCGAAGGCCGCCTGCGCCGCAGCGAGATGATCGCCAAGGAAAACCTGCGCAACGGCGACCGCGTGCGGGCCATGATCATGGAGGTCGACCTGACGCTGCGCGGCGCGCCGATCATTCTGTCGCGCTCGGCCCCCGAGTTCATGATCGAGCTGTTCCGCCAGGAAGTGCCCGAGATCGAACAAGGCCTGCTCGAAATCAAGAGCTGCGCCCGCGACCCCGGTTCGCGCGCCAAGATCGCCGTGCTCTCGCACGACAAGCGTGTCGACCCGATCGGCACCTGTGTCGGCGTGCGTGGCACCCGCGTCAACGCCGTGACCAACGAACTCGCTGGCGAGCGCGTGGACATCGTGCTGTGGAGCGAAGACCCGGCCCAGTTCGTGATCGGTGCCCTGGCGCCGGCCAACGTCTCGTCGATCGTGGTCGATGAAGAAAAGCACGCCATGGATGTGGTGGTCGATGAGGAAAACCTCGCGATCGCCATCGGCCGCGGCGGCCAGAACGTGCGTCTGGCTTCTGACCTCACCGGTTGGAAGATCAACATCATGGACGCCAACGAGTCGGCCCAGAAACAGGCCGTCGAAACCGATACCAGCCGCAAGCTCTTCATGGAAAAGCTCGATGTCGACGAGGAAATCGCCGACATCCTGATTTCGGAGGGGTTCAACAGCCTCGAAGAGGTGGCCTACGTGCCGATCTCCGAGATGCTTGAGATCGAGGCCTTCGACGAAGACACCATCAATGAGCTGCGCGCCCGTGCAAAGGATGCGCTGCTGACCATGGAAATCGCCAAGGAAGAGGGCGTCGAAACCGTTTCGCAGAACCTGCGCGACCTCGAAGGCCTCAACCCCGACCTGATTCCCCAGTTGGCCGAAGCGGGTGTGAATACCCGTGACGACCTGGCCGACCTCGCGGTCGATGAACTCACCGAAATCACCGGCCTGAGCGCCGATGACGCCAAAGCCCTCATCTTGAAAGCCCGCGAACATTGGTTCGCCGGCCAAGAGTGA
- a CDS encoding ABC transporter ATP-binding protein: protein MRDTTKNQPLLDVKGLRVSFGGKPVVHGIDLQIAAGEKLALVGESGSGKTVTALSLLRLVQNADLAGVAALSGSQDQRGARDLLSIPERELRGIRGKEIAMIFQEPMTALNALYTVGDQIAEVLELHEGLSARAAQEASVQLLADTGIPEPARRARSFPHQLSGGQRQRAMIAMALACKPRLLLADEPTTALDVTVRAQILELLADLQRKYGMAVLLITHDLNLVRRFADRVAVMERGHIVEHGPVGTVFEAPQHAYTRKLIDSHPARDVAEAAADGAAPPVLEARALRVSYPVSRPGFAGWFRKGEFVAVQGADFRIAPGETLGVVGESGSGKSTLALAALGLLKHRGELQVTGKGWAVDRASDLALRRTMQVVFQDPFSSLSPRMTVEQIVGEGLRVHAPELDTAARRVRALAALADVGLSEAQFPALLDRYPHEFSGGQRQRLAIARALIVDPRLLVLDEPTSALDVTIQKQVLGLLQRLQRERGLSYLLITHDVEVIRAMAHQVIVMKDGAILESGPALRVLDAPEHPYTQKLVAAALLE from the coding sequence ATGCGCGATACGACGAAGAACCAACCCTTGCTCGACGTGAAGGGGCTGCGTGTCTCGTTCGGCGGCAAGCCGGTGGTGCACGGCATCGACCTGCAGATTGCGGCGGGAGAAAAGCTCGCGCTGGTTGGCGAGTCGGGCTCGGGCAAGACCGTCACGGCGCTCTCGCTGCTGCGGCTGGTGCAGAACGCGGATCTCGCCGGCGTGGCAGCCCTGTCGGGTTCGCAAGATCAGCGCGGTGCGCGCGACCTGCTGTCGATTCCGGAGCGCGAACTGCGCGGCATCCGTGGCAAGGAGATCGCGATGATCTTCCAGGAGCCGATGACCGCGCTCAATGCGCTCTACACCGTGGGCGACCAGATCGCTGAGGTGCTGGAGTTGCACGAAGGGCTGTCGGCCCGCGCCGCGCAGGAGGCTTCTGTCCAACTGCTGGCCGATACCGGCATTCCCGAGCCGGCGCGGCGGGCGAGGTCGTTTCCGCACCAGCTGTCGGGCGGTCAGCGCCAGCGCGCGATGATCGCGATGGCGCTGGCCTGCAAGCCGCGCCTGCTGCTGGCCGACGAGCCGACCACGGCGCTCGACGTCACGGTGCGCGCGCAGATCCTCGAACTGCTGGCCGACCTGCAGCGCAAGTACGGCATGGCCGTGCTGCTCATCACCCACGACCTGAACCTGGTGCGCCGTTTCGCCGACCGCGTGGCGGTGATGGAGCGCGGCCACATCGTCGAGCACGGCCCGGTGGGCACGGTGTTCGAGGCGCCGCAACACGCTTACACCCGCAAGCTGATCGACAGCCATCCGGCGCGCGACGTGGCCGAGGCCGCCGCCGATGGCGCGGCGCCGCCGGTGCTTGAGGCGCGGGCGCTGCGTGTGAGCTATCCGGTGTCGCGCCCCGGCTTTGCAGGCTGGTTCCGCAAGGGCGAGTTCGTCGCCGTGCAGGGCGCCGATTTCCGGATTGCGCCGGGCGAGACGCTGGGCGTGGTCGGCGAATCGGGCTCGGGCAAGTCGACGCTGGCACTGGCCGCGCTCGGCCTGCTCAAGCACCGGGGCGAACTGCAGGTGACGGGGAAGGGCTGGGCGGTGGACCGCGCCTCCGACCTCGCGCTGCGCCGCACGATGCAGGTGGTGTTCCAGGACCCGTTCTCGTCACTCTCGCCGCGCATGACGGTGGAGCAGATCGTGGGCGAGGGGCTGCGCGTGCACGCACCCGAGCTCGACACTGCGGCCCGCCGGGTGCGCGCGCTCGCGGCGCTGGCCGACGTGGGACTGAGCGAGGCTCAGTTTCCCGCGCTGCTCGACCGCTATCCGCACGAGTTCTCGGGCGGGCAGCGCCAGCGGCTGGCGATCGCCCGGGCGCTGATCGTCGATCCGCGGCTGCTGGTGCTCGACGAGCCCACCAGCGCGCTCGACGTGACCATCCAGAAGCAGGTGCTCGGCCTGCTGCAGCGGCTGCAGCGCGAGCGGGGGCTGAGCTACCTGCTGATCACGCACGACGTCGAGGTGATCCGCGCCATGGCGCACCAGGTCATCGTGATGAAGGACGGCGCGATTCTCGAATCCGGACCAGCCCTGCGCGTTCTCGACGCTCCCGAGCATCCCTACACACAGAAACTGGTGGCGGCGGCGCTGCTGGAATAA
- a CDS encoding YbfB/YjiJ family MFS transporter: MSGIGRDRRGAWRAALACMVTLAVAMGLGRFAFTPMLPIMLSEGKLELAGGGLLASLNYLGYFFGAVSCAAIGIKASSMVRGGLLATAALLVGMGLLHSFIGWGVLRAAAGVMSAWVFVFASGWGLRRLAETNSPALAGVIYTGPGIGIAMTGLLGGALGRWGSEAGWIGLGLLAVVLIAVIWRVFDDGERVGAGAGGTVASPAATAGATGSASARSDAIWLVALYGLAGFGYIITATFLPVIARQALPGSSWPDFFWPLFGVAIIPGALIGARAPAHWDNRLLLAAAYALQALGVVLSVAWPTIAGFALGSLLLGMPFTAITLFAMREARRLRGNAAAGLIGYATASYGVGQIIGPLFAAPLAQRTGSFELPLLVAAAALALGAVLFAVVWSKYRRPLAV; encoded by the coding sequence ATGTCGGGAATCGGACGCGACCGGCGCGGCGCCTGGCGCGCGGCACTGGCCTGCATGGTCACGCTGGCGGTGGCCATGGGCCTGGGGCGCTTTGCCTTCACGCCCATGCTGCCCATCATGCTGAGCGAGGGAAAACTCGAGCTGGCTGGCGGCGGCCTCTTGGCTTCTCTTAATTACCTGGGCTATTTCTTCGGCGCGGTGAGCTGCGCAGCCATCGGCATCAAGGCGTCGAGCATGGTGCGCGGTGGCCTGCTGGCCACGGCGGCGCTGCTGGTCGGCATGGGGTTGCTGCACAGCTTCATCGGGTGGGGCGTGCTGCGCGCGGCGGCCGGGGTGATGAGCGCCTGGGTCTTCGTGTTCGCCTCGGGTTGGGGGCTGCGCCGGCTGGCCGAGACGAATTCGCCCGCGCTGGCCGGCGTGATCTACACCGGGCCGGGCATCGGGATCGCCATGACAGGGCTGCTGGGCGGTGCACTGGGTCGCTGGGGTTCGGAAGCGGGCTGGATCGGCCTCGGATTGCTGGCCGTGGTGCTGATCGCGGTGATCTGGCGGGTGTTCGACGATGGCGAGCGGGTGGGGGCGGGGGCGGGCGGGACGGTTGCCAGCCCGGCCGCGACCGCTGGCGCCACCGGATCGGCCTCGGCGCGCAGCGACGCGATCTGGCTGGTCGCGCTCTATGGGCTGGCAGGCTTTGGCTACATCATCACTGCCACCTTCCTGCCCGTGATCGCCCGGCAGGCATTGCCAGGTTCGTCGTGGCCGGATTTCTTCTGGCCGTTGTTCGGGGTCGCCATCATTCCGGGCGCATTGATCGGTGCCCGCGCCCCGGCGCATTGGGACAACCGGCTGTTGCTGGCCGCCGCCTATGCGTTGCAGGCACTTGGCGTCGTGCTTTCGGTGGCCTGGCCGACCATTGCCGGTTTTGCATTGGGCAGCCTGCTGCTCGGCATGCCTTTCACCGCCATCACACTTTTCGCCATGCGGGAAGCTCGCCGGCTGCGCGGCAACGCGGCGGCCGGGCTGATCGGCTATGCCACGGCGTCCTACGGGGTGGGGCAGATCATCGGGCCGTTGTTCGCGGCGCCACTGGCGCAGCGCACCGGCTCTTTCGAGCTGCCTTTGCTGGTGGCCGCGGCCGCATTGGCGCTGGGCGCGGTGTTGTTTGCCGTGGTCTGGTCGAAATACAGACGCCCGCTGGCCGTTTGA
- a CDS encoding ABC transporter permease yields the protein MTEAAAVSVSPGRRAWHRFRRNPLGFWSLVVFSTLVVLSLFADVLSTDKPLVVRYEGQTYFPVLRDYSEKTFGGDFETPADYLDPFIEQRITQGDNWALYAPNRYGPTTLNYFSKPPNPAAPSHANLLGTDERGRDLLAQLIYGFRVSVLFALALTVVGVVLGIATGAVQGFFGGKIDLTFQRLIEIWSAMPELYLLIIFSAIFTPSVSLLLILLSLFGWMGLSDYVRAEFLRNRQMDYVRAARALGVGNLQIMWRHILPNSMVPVVTFLPFRMSAAILALTSLDFLGLGVPPGTPSLGELLSQGKGNIDAWWISLSTFCVLVVTLMLLTFMGDALRDALDPRKADK from the coding sequence TTGACTGAAGCCGCCGCCGTGTCTGTGAGCCCCGGGCGCCGTGCCTGGCACCGTTTTCGCCGTAACCCGCTGGGGTTCTGGAGCCTGGTCGTCTTCTCGACGCTGGTGGTGCTGAGCCTGTTCGCCGATGTGCTGTCCACCGACAAGCCGTTGGTGGTGCGCTACGAAGGCCAGACCTATTTCCCCGTGCTGCGCGACTATTCCGAGAAGACCTTCGGCGGCGATTTCGAAACGCCCGCCGACTACCTCGACCCGTTCATCGAGCAACGCATCACCCAGGGCGACAACTGGGCGCTGTATGCGCCCAACCGCTACGGCCCGACCACGCTCAACTATTTCTCGAAGCCGCCGAACCCCGCGGCGCCTTCGCACGCCAACCTGCTGGGCACCGACGAGCGCGGGCGCGACCTGCTGGCCCAGCTGATCTACGGCTTTCGTGTGAGCGTGCTGTTCGCACTCGCGCTCACGGTGGTCGGGGTGGTGCTGGGCATCGCGACCGGCGCCGTGCAGGGTTTCTTCGGCGGCAAGATCGACCTGACCTTCCAGCGCCTGATCGAGATCTGGAGCGCGATGCCCGAGCTGTACCTGCTGATCATCTTCAGCGCGATCTTCACGCCCAGCGTGTCGCTGCTGCTGATCTTGCTGAGCCTGTTCGGCTGGATGGGGCTGTCGGACTACGTGCGCGCCGAGTTCCTGCGCAACCGCCAGATGGACTACGTGCGCGCCGCGCGCGCGCTCGGTGTGGGCAACCTGCAGATCATGTGGCGTCACATCCTGCCCAACAGCATGGTGCCGGTCGTCACCTTCTTGCCGTTCCGCATGAGCGCGGCCATCCTCGCGCTGACTTCGCTCGACTTCCTTGGCCTGGGCGTTCCGCCCGGCACGCCGTCGCTCGGCGAGCTGCTGAGCCAGGGCAAGGGGAACATCGACGCCTGGTGGATTTCGCTGTCCACCTTCTGTGTGCTGGTCGTCACGCTGATGCTGCTGACCTTCATGGGCGACGCACTGCGCGATGCGCTCGACCCCCGGAAGGCCGACAAATGA
- a CDS encoding microcin C ABC transporter permease YejB — protein sequence MAAYLIRRLLLIIPTLFGVLLLNFAIVQFVPGGPAEQLLSQLTNKENRISGGPTGRTLDAKQVAEIKALYGFDKPAPERFWQMLKQFARFDLGKSFFQSKDVWQLIKEKLPVSISLGLWTFFISYLIAVPLGVAKAVRAGSRFDFFTTLLVLVGYAIPGFVLGVALLVIFGGQLQWFPLRGLTSPNWESLSWGARIVDYLWHITLPVTAMVLGSFAITAMLTKNSFLEEIRKQYVLTARAKGLAERQVLWKHVFRNALIPIITGFPTAFIGAFFSGALLIETLFSLDGMGLLSYESVLRRDYPVFLGTLYLFTLIGLVTKLISDLCYVWVDPRVKFD from the coding sequence ATGGCCGCCTACCTGATCCGACGCCTCCTGCTGATCATTCCCACGCTGTTCGGCGTGCTGCTGCTCAATTTCGCGATCGTGCAGTTCGTGCCGGGCGGTCCGGCCGAGCAGCTGCTCTCGCAACTCACCAACAAAGAGAACCGCATCTCCGGCGGCCCCACCGGCCGCACGCTCGATGCCAAGCAGGTGGCCGAGATCAAGGCGCTCTACGGTTTCGACAAGCCGGCGCCCGAGCGCTTCTGGCAGATGCTCAAGCAGTTCGCGCGCTTCGATCTGGGCAAGAGCTTCTTCCAGAGCAAGGACGTGTGGCAGCTCATCAAGGAGAAGCTGCCGGTGTCGATCAGCTTGGGGCTGTGGACTTTCTTCATCAGCTACCTCATCGCGGTGCCGCTGGGGGTGGCCAAGGCGGTGCGCGCGGGCTCGCGCTTCGACTTCTTCACGACGCTGCTGGTGCTCGTCGGCTACGCCATTCCGGGTTTCGTGCTGGGCGTGGCGCTCCTGGTGATCTTCGGCGGCCAGCTGCAGTGGTTTCCGCTGCGCGGGCTGACCTCGCCGAACTGGGAGTCTTTGAGCTGGGGCGCTCGTATCGTCGACTACCTGTGGCACATCACCTTGCCGGTGACGGCCATGGTGTTGGGCAGCTTCGCGATCACCGCGATGCTCACCAAGAACTCCTTCCTCGAGGAGATCCGCAAGCAGTACGTGCTGACGGCGCGCGCCAAAGGGCTGGCCGAGCGGCAGGTGCTGTGGAAGCACGTGTTCCGCAATGCGCTGATCCCGATCATCACGGGCTTTCCGACGGCCTTCATCGGCGCTTTTTTCTCGGGCGCGCTGCTCATCGAGACGCTGTTCTCGCTCGACGGCATGGGCCTGCTCAGCTACGAGAGCGTGCTGCGGCGCGACTACCCGGTGTTCCTGGGCACGCTGTATCTGTTCACGCTGATCGGGCTGGTGACCAAGCTCATTTCCGATCTTTGCTACGTCTGGGTCGATCCGAGGGTGAAGTTTGACTGA
- the rimP gene encoding ribosome maturation factor RimP yields MALQQTVEQTVAGLGYDLVEVERSAGGLLRVTIDLPWTPPTSEDVAAGVPEPFVTVEDCEKVTRQLQFALEVDAVDYKRLEVSSPGIDRPLRNEQDFGRFVGAVIDLTLKAPMGAAAAGQVSATRKKFRGTLERAESGSGWQIVWSDEPKAKPGQKVSKKRAPAPLHALGFVLDELRDARLAPIVDFKGRKAKTQPGFSDIDDGTNVPD; encoded by the coding sequence GTGGCATTGCAGCAAACAGTAGAACAAACCGTGGCCGGTCTCGGCTACGACCTGGTCGAGGTCGAGCGCTCGGCCGGAGGATTGCTGCGCGTGACGATTGATTTGCCCTGGACGCCCCCCACCTCCGAAGATGTGGCGGCCGGCGTGCCCGAGCCCTTCGTGACGGTGGAAGACTGCGAGAAGGTCACGCGCCAGCTGCAATTCGCGCTGGAAGTCGATGCGGTCGATTACAAGCGGCTCGAGGTTTCCTCGCCCGGTATCGATCGCCCCTTGCGCAATGAACAGGATTTCGGGCGATTCGTGGGTGCGGTGATTGACCTCACCCTCAAGGCGCCCATGGGCGCTGCCGCGGCGGGTCAGGTGTCGGCCACCCGCAAGAAGTTTCGCGGCACGCTGGAGCGTGCTGAAAGCGGTTCGGGTTGGCAGATCGTCTGGAGCGACGAGCCCAAGGCCAAGCCCGGTCAAAAAGTGAGCAAGAAGCGCGCGCCTGCACCGTTGCATGCGCTGGGCTTCGTATTGGACGAGCTGCGCGATGCGCGGCTCGCGCCGATTGTGGATTTCAAGGGCCGCAAGGCCAAAACCCAACCGGGTTTTTCAGATATTGACGACGGAACGAACGTTCCGGACTGA
- the infB gene encoding translation initiation factor IF-2, whose translation MSSTTVAEFANELKKTPETLLDQLKSAGVPKAAATDALTEADKQRLLGFLKASHGTTEPERKKITLTKKSTSEIKQADATGRARTIQVEVRKKRTFIQRDEGHPATAEGSQQQAAETSAAPAAPQIDEAELARREEDARRQAELIRRQEEELAEKRRQREETEAREREQAEKAERAEQAEQEAARLNAEKKAAEAAAASAKEAAKQPVAAPAAPAAVAAAAAAAETAAAAEKQAADTKLAAQNAATQAKEDAKAKAAAESKARADEEAARAKDLDERRRKALAEAEAIRAMMNAPARVLVPHKAPEKPQPEKSTVKGTLHKPATPPGRPGAPAAPGAAAPAAAGAGKEVKSAKLSSSWAGDPAKKKEIKTRGDASGGVSRGNWRGGPRGRRGNDRGGHDEQHAPAAPVEARILEVHVPETITVAELAHKMAVKAQEVIKQLMKLGMMATINQSLDQDTAMIIVEEMGHNAVVAALDDPEAFTDEDVSAQQAEALPRAPVVTVMGHVDHGKTSLLDYIRRAKVAAGEAGGITQHIGAYHVETARGMVSFLDTPGHEAFTAMRARGAQATDIVILVVAADDGVMPQTKEAIKHAKAAGVPIVVAINKVDKPDANLDRVKQELVAEEVVPEEYGGDVPFVPVSAKTGQGIDDLLEQVLLQAEVLELKAPVEAAAKGLVIEAQLDKGRGPVATVLVQSGTLKTGDVVLAGSTYGRVRAMLDEDGKATKSAGPSIPVEIQGLTEVPQAGDEFMVMADERRAREIATYRAGKFRNTKLAKAQAANLQNMFTDLSAGEVQTLRIIIKADVQGSQEALAQSLLKLATEEVKVQIVYAGVGGISESDINLAIASKAVVIGFNVRADAGARKLAEGNGVQLNYYSIIYDAVDEIKVAMSGMLAPERREEIIGSAEIRTVFVASKIGTVAGSYVTSGSVNRSAHFRLLRDNVVIYTGEVDSIKRMKDDVREVREGFECGIKLKNYNDIKEGDQLEFFEIKEIARTL comes from the coding sequence ATGTCCAGTACCACTGTCGCCGAGTTCGCGAACGAGCTCAAGAAGACTCCCGAAACCTTGCTTGACCAGCTCAAGAGCGCAGGCGTGCCCAAAGCGGCCGCCACCGATGCACTCACGGAGGCCGACAAGCAGCGCTTGCTCGGTTTCCTGAAGGCCAGCCACGGCACGACCGAGCCCGAGCGCAAGAAGATCACGCTGACCAAGAAGTCGACCAGCGAGATCAAGCAGGCCGACGCCACCGGTCGCGCCCGCACCATCCAGGTCGAAGTGCGCAAGAAGCGCACCTTCATCCAGCGCGATGAAGGCCATCCAGCCACGGCCGAAGGCTCGCAGCAGCAGGCGGCCGAGACGTCCGCCGCACCGGCCGCACCTCAGATCGACGAAGCCGAACTGGCCCGTCGCGAGGAAGACGCACGCCGCCAGGCCGAGCTGATCCGCCGCCAGGAAGAGGAGCTGGCCGAGAAGCGTCGCCAGCGCGAAGAAACCGAAGCCCGCGAACGCGAGCAGGCAGAGAAGGCCGAGCGCGCTGAACAGGCCGAGCAGGAAGCTGCACGCCTCAACGCCGAGAAGAAGGCCGCTGAAGCCGCTGCCGCATCCGCCAAGGAAGCCGCGAAGCAGCCGGTGGCTGCCCCCGCCGCGCCGGCCGCTGTTGCTGCCGCTGCCGCTGCCGCAGAAACCGCTGCCGCGGCCGAAAAACAGGCTGCCGACACGAAGCTGGCCGCACAGAACGCCGCCACGCAGGCCAAGGAAGATGCCAAGGCCAAGGCCGCCGCCGAATCGAAGGCCCGTGCCGACGAAGAAGCCGCCCGTGCCAAGGACCTCGACGAGCGTCGCCGCAAGGCCCTCGCCGAGGCCGAAGCCATTCGCGCCATGATGAACGCACCGGCGCGCGTGCTGGTGCCGCACAAGGCGCCCGAGAAGCCGCAACCCGAAAAGTCGACGGTCAAGGGCACGCTGCACAAGCCTGCCACGCCGCCGGGCCGCCCGGGTGCTCCTGCGGCCCCTGGCGCCGCAGCGCCGGCCGCTGCCGGTGCCGGCAAGGAAGTCAAGTCCGCCAAGCTCTCGTCGAGTTGGGCTGGCGATCCTGCCAAGAAGAAGGAAATCAAGACCCGCGGCGATGCCAGCGGGGGTGTCAGCCGTGGCAACTGGCGCGGAGGCCCGCGCGGCCGTCGCGGCAACGACCGCGGTGGTCACGACGAGCAGCACGCACCGGCCGCACCGGTCGAGGCGCGCATTCTGGAAGTGCATGTGCCCGAGACCATCACGGTCGCCGAGCTCGCGCACAAGATGGCCGTGAAGGCGCAGGAAGTCATCAAGCAATTGATGAAGCTGGGCATGATGGCGACCATCAACCAGTCGCTCGACCAGGACACCGCGATGATCATCGTGGAGGAAATGGGCCACAACGCGGTGGTTGCCGCGCTGGACGACCCGGAAGCCTTCACCGACGAGGACGTGTCGGCGCAACAGGCCGAAGCCCTGCCGCGCGCACCGGTCGTGACCGTCATGGGTCACGTCGACCACGGCAAGACCTCGCTGCTGGACTACATCCGTCGCGCCAAGGTCGCTGCGGGCGAAGCCGGCGGCATCACGCAGCACATCGGTGCGTACCACGTTGAAACCGCGCGCGGCATGGTGTCGTTCCTCGACACCCCGGGTCACGAGGCGTTCACCGCCATGCGTGCCCGCGGTGCGCAGGCCACCGACATCGTGATCCTGGTGGTGGCGGCCGACGACGGCGTCATGCCCCAGACCAAGGAAGCCATCAAGCACGCGAAAGCGGCGGGTGTGCCGATCGTGGTTGCCATCAACAAGGTGGACAAGCCCGACGCCAACCTGGACCGCGTGAAGCAGGAACTGGTGGCCGAAGAAGTCGTGCCTGAAGAGTACGGCGGCGACGTGCCGTTCGTGCCCGTGTCGGCCAAGACCGGCCAGGGCATCGACGACCTGCTCGAGCAGGTGCTGCTGCAGGCCGAAGTGCTGGAACTCAAGGCGCCGGTGGAAGCCGCTGCCAAGGGCCTGGTCATCGAAGCGCAGCTCGACAAGGGCCGCGGCCCGGTCGCGACTGTGCTGGTGCAGTCCGGCACGCTCAAGACCGGCGACGTGGTGCTGGCTGGCTCGACCTATGGCCGCGTGCGCGCCATGCTGGACGAAGACGGCAAGGCCACCAAGTCGGCAGGTCCATCGATCCCGGTCGAAATCCAGGGTCTGACCGAAGTGCCGCAAGCGGGCGACGAGTTCATGGTGATGGCCGACGAGCGCCGTGCGCGCGAAATCGCCACCTACCGTGCCGGCAAGTTCCGCAACACCAAGCTGGCGAAGGCGCAAGCCGCGAACCTGCAGAACATGTTCACCGACCTGTCGGCGGGCGAAGTGCAGACGCTGCGCATCATCATCAAGGCCGACGTGCAAGGCTCGCAGGAAGCACTGGCCCAGTCGCTGCTCAAGCTGGCGACCGAAGAGGTCAAGGTGCAGATCGTGTACGCCGGCGTCGGCGGCATCAGCGAAAGCGACATCAACCTCGCGATCGCGTCGAAGGCTGTGGTCATCGGCTTCAACGTGCGGGCCGATGCCGGTGCGCGCAAGCTGGCCGAAGGCAATGGCGTACAGCTGAACTACTACAGCATCATTTACGACGCTGTCGACGAGATCAAGGTCGCGATGTCGGGCATGCTGGCACCGGAGCGCCGCGAAGAGATCATCGGCTCGGCCGAGATCCGCACGGTGTTCGTGGCCTCGAAGATCGGCACCGTGGCCGGCTCGTACGTCACTTCGGGCTCGGTCAACCGCAGCGCGCATTTCCGCCTGCTGCGCGACAACGTGGTGATCTACACCGGCGAAGTCGACTCGATCAAGCGCATGAAGGACGATGTCCGCGAAGTCCGCGAAGGTTTTGAGTGCGGTATCAAGCTCAAGAACTACAACGACATCAAAGAAGGCGATCAGCTCGAGTTCTTCGAAATCAAGGAGATCGCGCGTACGTTGTAA